The genomic segment ACCCATTCATTCACCCTAGTTTGCCACTGAGGTGCCAATCGACTGTCAGTAAGCTCACTGGCTGTTTTGTCATTGTCAAAATGATCCTTATAAATATATGTTTACTTTCTTCAGACACAAATTAAAGGATTACTTCAATCAGAACAGAGCTTTGGAAAGGGAACAGCAGTGAGGAGAAGAGAAGTAATGAGAGAGGAAGAGCACTCAGACCGTCACATGAACTTAAGTTTTCAGAGGTTTAGTAATCATTTTAGCCTCTTCTGTATTTTCAGAATGCATCATGGACCACTGATGTAACCCAAGTATTAAGTTATGATACTGCCCACTGAAGCTATTATCCAATGTTATGTATAGATGCCTTTAGTTTAGACAATAGGGAGCACATTAGCCTACcaatgagatttaaaaaaaaaaatcgcccaGTCACTATGTAATGCAGTTATGCTAGATCCATTACtctaaagcagtggttctcaatcTTTTTTGTGCCAACGaccccctatccattatccaggtccctaacgcccccccatcaaatattatgtatgttaattgccccgaatattaatgattatgcCCTAATATAGGCATATtattgttactattgttatcaaaaataatcaaaaaatctaattgaatgataaaacacatgtattagttttccaggtatcaaaaaagccatgtgaatagaaattatatatttacaggtttttttaaaaatgcaaccatttgacattcaaattaaataacagcagccaatctAGCCAAGACTAgataacattcaaactataattagctattatcaaaaggcctgctgcatggtgtgaacctcagcacctttataagatgactataatttgaatgtccttttttgtttgtgaagtgaccttgggtgtcatgaaatgcgctttaaataaaatttattattacaaacactaacagtagccaatcagaaacagctagcaatttaacattcaaatctagttttcattcaaatctaaaatcgaattgttccaacggaaaacaagctggcacttatcaaagggtaaaagcagaagacgcacgcacacagaaaagtattttggtgatgacaaacgacttgaagaacgacacctactgccgaatggaaataagtttacaaccttgaaagttagtgagagccGTTTTTTAGGGTTAGAACAGTCTAGTTTGCAATCGCCTGTCTTGCaagtaaatagcagaaaaaacgtttggagaaaATGCAACCCCACATCGCGCTTTGTTTTGTGGaggtcccgtacagtaaacggtaacatcactgcctctatcgcttccataagaacgttttaaaacaccaaacgcaAACCCTCAAATGCAACTGGCCGGgaggcaaaattacgaatcccactatggccacgccaagacccgccctacgaagcagcccgattggtttgggttaggcatttcaccttgagtggttaaggttagggttaggggattggtcaggggataggacctgtacatgtaagcatggacgcctggccaatagtagtgtgtgaacgctattgaagggcgggtctttggtgtggccatagtgggattcgtaatatcgcggcCGGGAGCGTAtggaacagctaaatgtttgccaaacaaaGAACAGTCATCTCTCTCGCccgtctcttttctctctccgtgaaatgaagctgcattcagGTACAGTAGGAAACCGTGTTCTATAAACCATCTGACTAAAACTGTTACTGTAAAATatagtctacttgtgctacattgaggggggtggggggatgtTAAAGAATACGACAGGATGCCGCGGCGATTGCTTTTAGTTttatctgaacgcagcttcactagtagctacagagctcatttaagatgatgctctTACGTCCCATttccatgaaggcagcacggagatGCAAAGAAAAGTTAGGATACCCGTCCAGTcacagtgctgtaaactggcaggttttaatgttgcagaccacttattttagtagtttaagtgtaaacatgtattattgtgagtctttggtttaaactagctttcaaaaaaaaaaaaaaaaaaaaaaaaaaaaaaaaaaaaaaaaagcaccccAAATGCACCTCAACGCCCCACTTTACAAAATATCGCttccaacgccccccatcatcttctgaacgccccctggtgggcggtaccgcccccgttgagaaacactgctttaaaGGATTTGTGCCGAGTTACCTGTATAGTTGGAatttagaaacacaaaatacccAAAAAATCCaattaaacacatttataaTATACAAaattttattacaaaaaaagtgttCGTTCTACATGAAAGTTTTCAAAACTCCACTTTAAAAATGGCTTCAGACATTTTTAATCAAACTACAGATAACTCTGGTAGTAAAATGACAGTGAAGAAACAGCACCACTAAACCAAAAACATAAGCAGTGCTTCcagaaacaatacattttttaaaaccgATTTGCTGCTGTCTACTGCTTGTACAGGAGTTAATCCATTTTCACAGGAATTCATTCTAGCTGCCTGTTTAGATAGCAATGAGAATCCAAGATGTAACAAACTTGAGTTCAGCAGAAAAAccgtttaaaataaaaaaaatgtggggcctaagtgacaaaataaaatctaaatccCTGAATTTGAGAAGGAATCCAGGTCTGGTATCCTACAGAGGCAGACCAACAGGGACAGCAGGCTATACTGATGGAATcatccacacaaaaaaagttaAGCTGAACAATGCATTGCAGAACATATAAACCGCTTAGTCATCatcgtcgtcatcatcatcttcctcctcatcgtcatcctcttcctcatcgtcatcatcatcgtcgTCAACTGGTTGTGCTTTCTTGGCAGCGGGCCTGCCTGGGCCACTCTTCTTACCAGCATCACTCTTCGCTGAGCCCGATTTGGCTTTGTAGGCAGCAACatccttaaaaataaaaaggcaattTATGTAACATCTTCATACAAATGTCAGTACAGTCTCTTCATGGGATACAATACAAATCTCTCACTTAAACCTGCTGGTACTTTAAACAATGGGCAAAGATAGATACCTTCTCATATTTTTCCTTCAGCTTGGCAGCCCTGGCCTCATAGGGTGCCTTGTCTTTGGCAGTCTGTGTAGACCAAAACTCTCCAAGCTTCTTGGCGATGTCACCTATTGAAATACCAGGATTCTCCTCCTTGATTCTGGGGCGGTGATCAGAGCAGAAGACGAAGAAAGCggaactggacagaaaaagcAAATATATGAAGGTCAAAAAGCATGTAGAAACATAGCTATAAGCATTTTGTAAACTTGTATCGTCTCTCCTCTATAAAACCTAGATGGGGATGTGGTGAAGGTTTAAAACTTACGGTGGCCTTTTGGGTGCATTAGGGTCCTTCTTCTTCTTGCCCGGAGCACCTCTAGGAGGGACGTACGTTTTCATCTCTCGGTCATAGCGGACCTTGTCGGTCTTGGCCATGTCCTCGAACCTCACCTTCTCCTTGGCAGACATGTTCTACATAACAGAAGCCACAGATTTGAGCAAACTCAACATTCTGATAGACcatcttaaaaaacaaatattgtatACCTTTCAGACAACAGAATGGTTATAGAAATTTGAATCTAACTTCTCATTGAAAATACTATGAACTTATGTTGGGATAGCCTCCCatttagagatggcccgatacaatttttgcttcccgatacagattccgatacctgaacttgcgtatcggccgataccgagtaccgatcagataccagtgtgtcattttattatgttttaacagctgtatactactatccctgtattgatgtgatattatttctttgtccgtctggctcaggttaaactctttgtgaaacatgaacaaacacagaacttttattttccagtttgacagtcagttataatggaaaaagaactgaaataaactactttaacatagattttctttagggctttattacgtggtatcggatt from the Perca flavescens isolate YP-PL-M2 chromosome 2, PFLA_1.0, whole genome shotgun sequence genome contains:
- the hmgb2a gene encoding high mobility group protein B2a gives rise to the protein MTKDPNKPRGKTSSYAFFVATCREEHKKKHPGTSVGFSEFSKKCSERWRNMSAKEKVRFEDMAKTDKVRYDREMKTYVPPRGAPGKKKKDPNAPKRPPSAFFVFCSDHRPRIKEENPGISIGDIAKKLGEFWSTQTAKDKAPYEARAAKLKEKYEKDVAAYKAKSGSAKSDAGKKSGPGRPAAKKAQPVDDDDDDDEEEDDDEEEDDDDDDDD